In Ailuropoda melanoleuca isolate Jingjing chromosome X, ASM200744v2, whole genome shotgun sequence, a single genomic region encodes these proteins:
- the LOC109490129 gene encoding small ubiquitin-related modifier 2-like — MTDEKTKGGFKTENNDHINLKVSGQDGSVAQFKIKRHTPLSKLRKVYTPTQLEMEAEDTIGVFQQQTGGIY, encoded by the exons ATGACTGATGAAAAGACCAAGGGAGGATTCAAGACTGAGAACAATGACCATATTAATTTGAAGGTGTCAGGACAGGATGGTTCTGTGGCACAGTTTAAGATTAAGAGGCATACACCACTTAGTAAACTAAGGAAGGTCT ACACACCTACACAGTTGGAAATGGAGGCTGAAGATACAATTGGTGTGTTCCAGCAGCAGACAGGAGGCATCTACTAA